In Rhodococcus rhodochrous, a single genomic region encodes these proteins:
- a CDS encoding VOC family protein: MAHVRRFDHVGLTVSDLDVATAFFVGLGFEVEGTGSVQGDFPATVCGLPGTHCEIVMLRPPDGGTRLELSRFIAPDHLPGSPTAMPNELGIRNVSFEVGDLQVAVDAVAEQGYGLVGGIGEYENSVRMAYVRGPDGIIVSLFEQLG; this comes from the coding sequence ATGGCACACGTACGACGTTTCGACCATGTCGGCCTCACCGTCTCCGACCTCGACGTCGCGACGGCGTTCTTCGTCGGCCTCGGCTTCGAGGTCGAAGGCACCGGCTCTGTGCAGGGCGACTTTCCCGCGACCGTCTGCGGACTCCCCGGCACGCACTGCGAGATCGTGATGCTCCGACCTCCGGACGGAGGGACCCGGCTCGAGCTTTCGCGCTTCATCGCGCCCGATCACCTCCCCGGTTCGCCGACCGCGATGCCGAACGAGCTCGGGATCCGCAATGTGTCGTTCGAGGTCGGCGACCTCCAAGTTGCCGTCGACGCTGTAGCCGAGCAGGGTTACGGGCTCGTCGGGGGTATCGGTGAGTACGAGAACAGCGTGCGAATGGCGTACGTGCGGGGACCTGACGGCATCATCGTGTCGTTGTTCGAACAGCTCGGATGA
- a CDS encoding winged helix-turn-helix transcriptional regulator, with protein sequence MSTDRLPEADVFARECPSRPVLQSITGRWGVLVLAALVDDTRRFSELRRRVDGVSERMLSQTLQTLERDGLIHRAVLGTIPPHVEYSLTDLGRRITAPLLTLIDVVEESMPEIAAAQNEYDRGH encoded by the coding sequence ATGAGCACCGATCGCCTCCCCGAAGCCGATGTCTTCGCGCGCGAGTGCCCGTCGCGTCCGGTGCTGCAGAGCATCACCGGGCGTTGGGGTGTGCTGGTGCTGGCGGCCCTCGTCGACGACACGCGTCGGTTCTCGGAACTGCGTCGCCGGGTCGACGGCGTGAGCGAACGCATGCTGTCGCAGACCTTGCAGACCCTCGAACGCGACGGCCTGATCCACCGAGCCGTCCTGGGGACGATCCCTCCGCACGTCGAGTACTCGCTCACCGACCTCGGACGCCGCATCACCGCGCCACTGCTGACGCTCATCGACGTCGTGGAGGAGTCGATGCCCGAGATCGCCGCCGCGCAGAACGAGTACGACCGCGGCCACTGA
- a CDS encoding LysM peptidoglycan-binding domain-containing protein: protein MILVDSIRIDDPPHHRGTVMVTKYEVVAGDTLSKLAQWFYGDATLYPVIAVPNGIVDPDDITVGQELLIPYITDRHTVAPGETLSGLAQHFYGDGTLFPVLAAANHITDPNVVRVGRSLLVPELGDVGHHTVVTGETLSGLARRWYGEAQLYPVISFPNHITDPDHVEVGRVLIRPGLNYRHTVVAGDTLRALAEDHYGNAEMFAMIAAANHIADPDRITVGQVLFFPNLTDF, encoded by the coding sequence ATGATCCTCGTCGATTCGATTCGAATCGACGACCCTCCACACCACCGAGGCACGGTCATGGTTACGAAATACGAAGTCGTCGCAGGCGACACCCTCTCGAAGCTGGCACAGTGGTTCTACGGTGACGCGACGTTGTACCCCGTGATCGCTGTTCCGAACGGCATCGTCGACCCGGACGACATCACCGTCGGACAGGAACTGCTCATCCCGTACATCACCGACCGGCACACCGTTGCGCCCGGCGAGACACTGTCGGGATTGGCGCAACACTTCTACGGCGACGGGACCCTGTTCCCGGTGCTCGCGGCGGCCAACCACATCACCGACCCGAACGTCGTCCGGGTCGGCCGGTCACTGCTGGTTCCCGAACTCGGGGACGTGGGGCACCACACCGTGGTCACCGGTGAGACCCTCTCGGGGCTCGCACGTCGCTGGTACGGCGAGGCGCAACTGTATCCGGTGATCTCGTTTCCGAACCACATCACCGACCCCGACCACGTCGAGGTCGGACGGGTGCTGATCCGTCCCGGGCTCAACTACCGGCACACCGTCGTCGCAGGCGATACCCTGCGGGCTCTGGCGGAGGACCACTACGGGAACGCGGAGATGTTCGCCATGATCGCGGCTGCCAACCACATCGCCGATCCGGACAGGATCACCGTCGGGCAGGTGTTGTTCTTCCCGAACCTCACCGACTTCTGA
- a CDS encoding nitroreductase family deazaflavin-dependent oxidoreductase, whose amino-acid sequence MTDSSFRPERTYRPSRWRHLENAVMSALTRAGLVPHSNLLTTRGRRTGKIRRNPVLIVDLHGKRWLVAPYGSVGWVHNARAAGEVELSRRRDTHRYSIREVSAEEAGPVLQRYVELASATRRYFEASRNDPVERFVAEADHHPVFELLPPT is encoded by the coding sequence ATGACCGACAGTTCGTTCCGCCCCGAGCGCACCTACCGACCGAGCCGGTGGCGGCACCTCGAGAACGCCGTGATGAGCGCTCTCACCCGCGCGGGGTTGGTGCCGCACTCCAATCTGTTGACCACGCGCGGCAGGCGCACCGGGAAGATCCGCCGCAACCCCGTGCTGATCGTCGATCTGCACGGAAAACGTTGGCTCGTGGCCCCGTACGGATCGGTGGGGTGGGTGCACAACGCGCGTGCTGCCGGTGAGGTCGAGCTCAGCAGGCGGCGGGACACGCACCGCTACTCGATCCGTGAGGTGTCGGCGGAGGAGGCCGGGCCGGTCCTGCAGCGGTACGTCGAGTTGGCGTCCGCCACCCGACGGTATTTCGAGGCGAGCAGGAACGACCCGGTGGAGCGGTTCGTCGCGGAGGCCGATCATCATCCGGTCTTCGAACTGCTGCCACCGACGTAG
- a CDS encoding SDR family oxidoreductase encodes MTIAVTGAAGHLGRLTITALRARGIAAGDIVAIVRDAAKAADLAADGVQVRVADYADAAALREALAGVDKLLLISGSEVGQRLPQHTNIIDAAKAGGVAFIAYTSILRAATSPLILAGEHKATEELLAASGIEHTLLRNGWYWENYDNSVTAAAATGALFGSAGTGRVAGAARKDFAEAAAAVLTTEGHAGAVYELGGQRLTYADLAEVLSGIVGVPVTYKDLPKEEYATILENAGVPAQFAAVLADSDAGIAVGALDTDSGDLERLIGRPATPAAEAIGA; translated from the coding sequence ATGACCATCGCTGTCACCGGCGCCGCCGGCCACCTCGGCCGCCTGACCATCACCGCCCTCCGCGCCCGCGGAATCGCCGCAGGCGACATCGTCGCCATCGTGCGCGACGCGGCGAAGGCCGCAGACCTGGCCGCCGACGGGGTGCAGGTCCGTGTCGCGGACTACGCCGATGCGGCGGCCCTGCGCGAGGCGCTGGCCGGTGTCGACAAGCTGCTCCTCATCTCCGGCAGCGAAGTGGGACAGCGACTGCCCCAGCACACCAACATCATCGACGCCGCCAAGGCCGGCGGCGTCGCGTTCATCGCCTACACCTCGATCCTGCGCGCGGCCACGAGCCCGCTGATCCTCGCCGGCGAACACAAGGCCACCGAGGAACTGCTCGCCGCCTCCGGCATCGAGCACACCCTCCTGCGCAACGGCTGGTACTGGGAGAACTACGACAACTCGGTCACCGCAGCCGCTGCCACCGGGGCGCTGTTCGGTTCGGCCGGCACAGGCCGCGTCGCCGGAGCGGCCCGCAAGGACTTCGCCGAAGCCGCCGCCGCGGTCCTCACGACCGAGGGACACGCCGGTGCCGTCTACGAACTCGGCGGTCAGCGACTGACCTACGCCGACCTGGCGGAGGTCCTCTCCGGCATCGTCGGCGTACCCGTGACCTACAAGGATCTGCCGAAGGAGGAGTACGCGACGATCCTCGAGAACGCCGGTGTGCCCGCACAGTTCGCGGCAGTGCTCGCCGACTCCGACGCGGGCATCGCCGTCGGCGCGCTCGACACCGACAGTGGAGATCTCGAACGCCTCATCGGACGCCCCGCCACGCCGGCAGCCGAAGCGATCGGTGCCTGA
- a CDS encoding aspartate/glutamate racemase family protein yields the protein MRHVGILGHSWEGASLCWREVCQHSTRVGHPAHPDVTMDCISFERCMPAWERGDHEAVRAVLATSVDRLARVGCDFFVCPDNTAHLALETPGDPLAIPGLHLIDVVADAAQCAGHRRVGILGTRFTMQGPLYPRELAARGIEAVIPTDDDQALVHAAIFDELVHGVFRDETRASFMDLIGRLADSGCDAVALVCTEIPLLVSPDDSPLPVLDSTRLSGRAALEVALGTRDLPTWRGGQFR from the coding sequence ATGAGACATGTCGGAATCCTGGGCCACAGCTGGGAAGGTGCCTCGCTGTGCTGGCGCGAGGTGTGTCAGCACAGCACCCGTGTCGGGCATCCGGCACATCCGGACGTCACCATGGACTGCATCTCCTTCGAGCGCTGCATGCCCGCGTGGGAGCGCGGGGACCACGAGGCGGTGCGCGCCGTACTTGCGACCAGCGTCGATCGTCTGGCCAGGGTCGGATGCGACTTCTTCGTGTGTCCGGACAACACCGCCCATCTTGCGCTCGAAACGCCCGGCGATCCCCTCGCGATTCCCGGGCTGCACCTGATCGACGTTGTCGCCGACGCGGCGCAGTGCGCCGGGCACCGACGCGTCGGCATCCTGGGAACGCGGTTCACCATGCAGGGCCCTCTGTACCCCCGCGAACTGGCGGCACGAGGAATCGAGGCCGTCATCCCGACGGACGACGATCAGGCCCTGGTGCACGCGGCGATCTTCGACGAATTGGTGCACGGCGTCTTCCGGGACGAGACCCGGGCGTCCTTCATGGACCTCATCGGCAGACTCGCGGACTCCGGGTGCGACGCGGTCGCGCTGGTGTGCACCGAGATCCCGCTGCTGGTCTCCCCGGACGACTCGCCGTTACCGGTACTGGATTCGACACGGCTGTCCGGACGAGCGGCCCTCGAGGTGGCACTGGGAACGCGCGACCTGCCGACCTGGCGCGGCGGACAGTTCCGGTGA
- a CDS encoding acyl-CoA dehydrogenase family protein: MTDVANSMLTAQTNTGSLDLRPSPRALELEQALVEFMHSHVFPAEHEYEAYRRNVGPDDHTVPPVIETLKQEARKRGLWNLFLPSESGIGQLDYAGLAEITGWSLHLAPEATNGQAPDTGNMELLHLFGTDDQKKQWLDPLLNGEIRSAFSMTEIAVASSDATNIETRIERDGDSYIINGRKWWTSGAADPRCKVLIVMGKTDPSADTHRQQSMILVPIDTPGVTIVRDLPVFGRHDQHGHCEVVYDNVRVPAENLLGEEGGGFAMAQARLGPGRIHHCMRALGAAERALALMTTRAQGRVAFGKTLAEQGVVQHQIAESRVAIEQARLLCRLAAKTIDEHGNKAAAPYVSAAKVAVPRMTLEVIDRAIQVHGGAGMSDDVPLAAMYGWHRAMRIYDGPDEVHLRTIAKNELRKYPR; this comes from the coding sequence ATGACCGACGTAGCCAACAGCATGCTCACCGCGCAGACGAACACCGGATCACTGGATCTTCGACCGTCTCCCAGGGCGCTCGAACTCGAACAGGCGCTCGTGGAGTTCATGCACAGCCACGTGTTCCCCGCCGAACACGAATACGAGGCCTACCGGCGCAACGTCGGTCCCGACGACCACACCGTCCCACCCGTCATCGAGACCCTCAAGCAGGAGGCCCGCAAGCGCGGTCTGTGGAATCTGTTCCTCCCCTCCGAATCCGGTATCGGGCAGCTCGACTACGCCGGGCTCGCCGAGATCACCGGCTGGAGCCTGCATCTCGCCCCGGAAGCCACCAATGGGCAGGCTCCCGATACCGGCAACATGGAACTGCTCCACCTGTTCGGCACCGATGATCAGAAGAAGCAGTGGCTCGACCCACTGTTGAACGGCGAGATCCGGTCCGCTTTCTCCATGACCGAGATCGCCGTGGCCAGCTCCGATGCCACCAACATCGAGACCAGAATCGAGCGCGACGGCGACAGCTACATCATCAACGGTCGCAAGTGGTGGACCAGCGGCGCCGCGGATCCCCGCTGCAAGGTGCTGATCGTCATGGGCAAGACCGATCCGAGCGCCGACACCCATCGTCAGCAGTCCATGATCCTGGTGCCGATCGACACTCCCGGTGTCACGATCGTCCGCGACCTGCCGGTGTTCGGACGACACGACCAGCACGGTCACTGTGAAGTCGTCTACGACAACGTCCGCGTTCCCGCCGAGAACCTCCTCGGGGAGGAGGGCGGCGGCTTCGCCATGGCGCAGGCACGTCTCGGACCCGGCCGCATCCACCACTGCATGCGCGCACTCGGTGCTGCCGAACGGGCCCTGGCGCTGATGACCACGCGCGCGCAGGGACGTGTCGCCTTCGGCAAGACACTGGCCGAGCAGGGGGTGGTGCAGCATCAGATCGCCGAATCGCGCGTCGCGATCGAACAGGCCCGGCTGCTGTGTCGTCTCGCGGCCAAGACCATCGACGAACACGGCAACAAGGCCGCCGCTCCCTACGTGTCCGCCGCGAAGGTCGCGGTACCGCGCATGACCCTCGAGGTCATCGACCGGGCGATCCAGGTACACGGCGGAGCGGGCATGAGCGACGACGTGCCCCTCGCCGCGATGTACGGCTGGCACCGCGCCATGCGCATCTACGACGGGCCCGACGAAGTGCACCTGCGCACGATCGCCAAGAACGAACTGCGCAAGTACCCGAGGTGA
- a CDS encoding tyrosine-type recombinase/integrase, which yields MTSPDLPRPEVPAVPDTVATAMRRLREKATSENTRAAQIGDWTIFTRWCERTGHSPMPATAEQLSWFLTEKAAEVRPDGRWAYAPSTLSRWVSTINKMHALAGLPKPGGHESVRDLLRGIRRDRATPPARRTPLLTDDIRTILTAMRAEAADGGWAERVAERRDAALLLMGLAGALRRSELTGLVVSDVVPHRADGLYVTVRRSKTDRSARGRTVTLPYGSDPHTCPVCAYRRWREVLDAWDESGREAVVDLLGTSTADPAEHCCRGLAAGRTQDGDRPLFRPVHHSGTVGTTALSGQSVHSMIQRRARRAGFSDDLVATLGGHSLRAGFVTQAVRGGATTQTIMTQTGHADERMVALYSRHHAGLVGNAVTRLGL from the coding sequence GTGACCAGCCCGGATCTGCCCCGTCCCGAGGTGCCCGCGGTACCGGACACGGTCGCCACCGCGATGCGGCGGCTGCGGGAGAAGGCGACCTCGGAGAACACCCGCGCCGCCCAGATCGGCGACTGGACGATCTTCACCCGCTGGTGCGAACGCACCGGGCACAGTCCGATGCCGGCCACCGCCGAGCAACTGAGCTGGTTCCTCACCGAGAAGGCCGCCGAAGTGCGCCCCGACGGACGCTGGGCGTACGCGCCGTCGACGCTGTCGCGGTGGGTGTCGACCATCAACAAGATGCACGCCCTGGCGGGCCTACCGAAACCCGGTGGGCACGAATCGGTCCGGGACCTGCTGCGGGGCATCCGACGCGATCGGGCCACCCCGCCGGCGCGCCGGACCCCGCTGCTCACCGACGACATCCGCACCATCCTCACCGCGATGCGCGCCGAGGCGGCCGACGGCGGGTGGGCCGAACGCGTCGCCGAACGTCGCGACGCGGCGCTGCTGCTCATGGGATTGGCCGGGGCGCTGCGCCGCTCGGAGCTCACCGGTCTCGTCGTCTCCGACGTCGTCCCGCACCGCGCCGACGGGCTCTACGTGACGGTCCGCCGGTCCAAGACCGACCGCAGTGCGCGCGGCCGCACGGTCACCCTGCCGTACGGATCCGATCCGCACACCTGCCCGGTGTGCGCCTATCGACGCTGGCGGGAGGTGCTCGACGCCTGGGACGAATCCGGACGCGAGGCCGTCGTCGACCTGCTCGGTACCAGCACCGCCGACCCGGCCGAGCACTGCTGCCGTGGTCTGGCGGCCGGGCGCACACAGGACGGCGACCGGCCCCTGTTCCGGCCGGTGCACCACAGCGGCACGGTGGGGACGACCGCGCTGTCGGGGCAGTCCGTGCACTCGATGATCCAGCGCCGCGCCCGCCGCGCCGGATTCAGCGACGACCTCGTCGCCACCCTGGGCGGGCACAGCCTGCGGGCCGGGTTCGTCACCCAGGCGGTGCGCGGCGGCGCGACCACGCAGACGATCATGACGCAGACCGGGCACGCGGACGAACGGATGGTCGCGCTGTACAGCCGCCACCATGCCGGTCTCGTCGGCAACGCGGTCACCCGACTCGGCCTGTGA
- the pepN gene encoding aminopeptidase N, whose product MSSANLTRAETAARARALDVHSYRVELDLRGAVDARRTGFPTVTTLEFTASTDEAWLDFIGDSVESVTINGELVPVVYDGARITIGGLKEINVVTVVATGRYSRSGEGLHRFVDPVDGETYLYTQYEPADARRVFACFEQPDLKAPFTFVVTAPRRWQVLSNEAAERTVQRDDTQTVTFAPTQPISTYITAIVAGPYHRVDASWSRDELTVPLGVLCRASLAEHLDADEIVEVTRQGMDFYAEHFDYPYPFGKYDQVFVPEYNLGAMENPGCVTFTEAYVFRGAATAAQHQGRANTILHEMAHMWFGDLVTMKWWDDLWLKESFADFMGAFTSAEATKFTDAWVAFANRRKAWAYLQDQLPTTHPIVADIVDLEAAKLNFDGITYAKGASVLKQLGAYVGRDAFFEGARRYFRKHAFGNTTLDDLLVELSSTSGRDLSSWAQAWLQTTGVSTLHLDESEDGYEIVQSDPRPHRLAVGCYDPDDSGDLVRAHRVEVDLADERTPVDLPEAALVLLNDDDLTYAKIRLDARSLATVESSLDRVREPLARGLLWSALWNATRDGELAVDRYLSMAARFAPHEADIALLTAVLANAAQAVEHYVPDSARTDARRRWLDAVWDGMHGAAPGSDAQLAFARAVGVAAGVDDRHAADLRSILCGTVAPPEGLRLDPDLRWSWWAALTTTGDADEADLDEELRNDDTASGRTAHLRALASRPRAEVKAHAWATILADHTLTNDHLDATIAGFRAGARRDLISAYDADYFAVLHETWTSRSIEIARRIVVGLFPAADSLEPVDTWLEAHADAPAALRRLVIEQRDHLARDLRVQRINTP is encoded by the coding sequence GTGAGCTCCGCGAATCTGACCCGTGCCGAAACCGCCGCGCGCGCCCGCGCACTCGACGTGCACTCCTACCGCGTCGAACTAGACCTTCGGGGTGCCGTCGACGCCCGACGCACCGGATTCCCCACGGTCACGACGCTCGAATTCACCGCCTCCACCGACGAGGCCTGGCTCGATTTCATCGGCGACTCCGTCGAGTCGGTGACGATCAACGGCGAGCTCGTGCCCGTCGTCTACGACGGCGCGCGGATCACCATCGGTGGTCTGAAGGAGATCAACGTCGTCACCGTCGTCGCGACCGGCCGGTACAGCCGGTCGGGGGAGGGGCTGCATCGCTTCGTCGACCCCGTCGACGGCGAAACCTACCTCTACACCCAGTACGAACCGGCCGATGCCCGACGCGTGTTCGCGTGCTTCGAACAGCCGGATCTCAAGGCGCCGTTCACCTTCGTGGTCACCGCCCCGCGGCGCTGGCAGGTGCTCTCGAACGAGGCCGCCGAGCGCACGGTGCAGCGCGACGACACCCAGACCGTGACGTTCGCGCCGACCCAGCCGATCTCCACCTACATCACCGCGATCGTCGCCGGCCCGTACCACCGGGTCGACGCGTCGTGGAGCCGCGACGAGCTGACGGTGCCGCTGGGGGTGCTGTGCCGCGCCTCGCTCGCCGAGCATCTCGACGCCGACGAGATCGTCGAGGTGACCCGGCAGGGCATGGACTTCTACGCCGAACACTTCGACTATCCGTATCCGTTCGGCAAGTACGACCAGGTGTTCGTGCCCGAATACAACCTCGGCGCCATGGAGAACCCCGGCTGCGTCACCTTCACCGAGGCGTACGTCTTCCGCGGTGCCGCGACCGCCGCCCAGCATCAGGGTCGCGCAAACACGATCCTCCACGAGATGGCCCACATGTGGTTCGGCGATCTGGTGACCATGAAGTGGTGGGACGACCTGTGGCTGAAGGAGTCGTTCGCCGACTTCATGGGTGCCTTCACCAGCGCCGAGGCCACCAAGTTCACCGACGCGTGGGTGGCCTTCGCGAACCGCCGCAAGGCCTGGGCGTATCTGCAGGACCAGCTGCCGACGACGCATCCGATCGTCGCCGATATCGTCGACCTCGAGGCCGCGAAGCTGAACTTCGACGGCATCACCTACGCCAAGGGCGCGAGCGTGCTCAAGCAGCTCGGCGCCTATGTCGGCCGCGACGCCTTCTTCGAAGGTGCCCGCCGGTACTTCCGCAAGCACGCCTTCGGCAACACCACCCTCGACGATCTGCTCGTCGAACTGTCGAGCACCTCCGGCCGCGACCTGTCGTCCTGGGCGCAGGCCTGGCTGCAGACCACCGGCGTGTCCACCCTGCATCTCGACGAGAGCGAGGACGGGTACGAAATCGTCCAGAGCGATCCGCGCCCGCACCGCCTCGCTGTCGGCTGTTACGACCCCGACGACTCCGGCGACCTCGTCCGTGCTCACCGCGTCGAGGTCGACCTCGCCGACGAACGCACCCCCGTCGACCTGCCCGAGGCGGCGCTGGTGCTGCTCAACGACGACGACCTCACCTACGCGAAGATCCGCCTCGACGCGCGGTCGCTCGCCACGGTCGAGTCGTCGCTGGACCGGGTCCGCGAACCGCTCGCGCGCGGCCTGCTGTGGTCGGCGCTGTGGAACGCGACCCGCGACGGGGAACTCGCCGTCGACCGCTATCTGTCGATGGCCGCCCGATTCGCCCCGCACGAGGCGGACATCGCGCTGCTCACCGCGGTGCTCGCCAACGCCGCCCAGGCCGTCGAACACTATGTGCCCGACTCGGCGCGCACCGATGCGCGGCGTCGCTGGCTCGACGCGGTCTGGGACGGGATGCACGGTGCCGCACCCGGCAGCGACGCCCAGTTGGCGTTCGCCCGCGCCGTCGGTGTCGCGGCGGGCGTCGACGACCGGCACGCCGCCGACCTCCGGTCGATCCTGTGCGGCACCGTCGCACCGCCGGAGGGCCTGCGTCTCGACCCAGACCTGCGGTGGAGCTGGTGGGCGGCGTTGACGACCACCGGCGACGCCGACGAGGCCGACCTCGACGAGGAACTGCGCAACGACGACACCGCCTCGGGACGCACCGCTCATCTGCGCGCGCTCGCCTCTCGTCCTCGCGCGGAGGTCAAGGCGCATGCGTGGGCGACGATCCTCGCCGACCACACCCTCACCAACGACCATCTCGACGCGACCATCGCCGGGTTCCGCGCCGGGGCGCGCCGCGACCTGATCTCCGCCTACGACGCCGACTACTTCGCGGTACTCCACGAGACCTGGACGAGCCGCAGCATCGAGATCGCCCGCCGCATCGTCGTCGGGTTGTTCCCCGCGGCCGACAGCCTCGAACCCGTCGACACCTGGCTCGAGGCCCACGCCGACGCCCCGGCCGCGCTGCGACGGCTGGTGATCGAACAACGCGACCATCTCGCCCGCGACCTGCGTGTCCAGAGGATCAACACGCCGTGA
- a CDS encoding carboxymuconolactone decarboxylase family protein: MAHVNLGKQHPAAYKSVLALNKEVEEAVAQAGLDAKLAELVKIRTSQLNGCAFCLRMHTRDALEKGETTDRLAVLAAWRESQYFSDQERAALALAEEVTHPMEPGRHEWDNGSLSDEQVSAVTWLAIVMNAWNRIAVRSHYPVGP, translated from the coding sequence ATGGCGCACGTCAATCTCGGTAAGCAGCACCCGGCCGCCTACAAGAGCGTGCTGGCATTGAACAAGGAGGTCGAGGAGGCCGTCGCGCAGGCCGGTCTCGATGCGAAGCTCGCCGAACTGGTGAAGATCCGCACGTCGCAGCTCAACGGGTGCGCGTTCTGCCTGCGCATGCACACGCGGGACGCCCTGGAGAAGGGCGAGACCACCGATCGTCTCGCGGTCCTCGCGGCCTGGCGGGAGTCGCAGTACTTCTCCGACCAGGAGCGGGCCGCGCTCGCCCTGGCGGAAGAGGTCACGCACCCCATGGAACCCGGTCGGCACGAGTGGGACAACGGTTCGCTCAGCGACGAGCAGGTTTCCGCCGTCACGTGGCTTGCGATCGTCATGAACGCGTGGAACCGCATCGCCGTCCGGAGCCACTACCCCGTCGGCCCCTGA